The genomic segment CATCCGGTCCGTTCATACACTATGCCATCGACAACGACGGCACGGGCGGAGGTGCCAACATCTATGACGGCTACCCTTCTTCCGAAAAATACACCACCCTCTCCACCAACCGCAGCGATGCAGGTATGCGCGATATTGCTTCGGTCGTTTCATCGGGACCACACACCTTGAATGCCGGGGACTCCATCGTGGTGGCCTTTGCCCTCATCGCCGGAGACGACCTGAATGACATTATCACCAGTGGCAACAATGCACAGGATAAATATGACCATCTTACCTATGCCTGTTATCTGCCTGAACGTGATGTGCAGTTCGGAGAGGTATTCCCCAACCCCACCGACGGAAATGCTTCCATCGCTTTTAACCTGAAGGAAAGAAGCCTGATTGAACTGGATATTATGAATATATCCGGACAAGAAATGATGTCGTTGGGGCAATACCAGTTGCAGACCGGTTCCCACCAGCTACCCCTTCCCGTTGCCTTGCTCAAACCCGGCATATACTTTCTGAAAATCAACCAGAACGGGCACCGGATCATCCGAAAATTTATCGTTTCGGATTGAGGTTCGGTATCATTTCGGATTAAGGATGGTCTTGATCTTCCTCATTTATGCGCTGTGAAATAAAAGTCATTTACTACATTTGCGTATAAACAAAGAGAAAGTATGGATTTAACTGAAATCATTTCTATCACCGGCCAGGGAGGATTGTTCAAGATTATTGCAAGGCATAAGAACCGTATGATCGTGGAATCACTTGTTGACGGAAAACGTATTCCGGCATATGCCCACCAGAAAATTACAACGCTTCACGATATCAGTATCTATACGAATGATGAGGACCGGCCTCTGAAAGAGGTCTTTGCCGCCATTCTGAAAAAAGAAAACGGAGGCCCGGGTCCGGACAGCAAATCGGATTCGGAAACTTTGATAAAATACTTTGAGGAAGTCGCACCCGGCTATGACCGTGACAGGGTATACATCTCTGACATCAAAAAGGTGGTGACCTGGTATAACCTGCTTCGCACAACAGACTACTTAAAGGAGAAGGAAGAGGAAGCAGAAAGCAAGGAAGAAGGAGATAAGAAATCAGCAGATGCTGAAAGCAAGCCCAAAAAAGCGTCCAAGCCTGCTGCAGAGAAAAAAGCAAAAAAGCCCGCTGCCGGACAAACTTCAAAAGCACCAAAAACTTCCACCGCCAAAAAGAAAGCCTCCCCAAAAGCGACGGTTAAAAACAAAACCGGCAAGTGATCCTGATCGTAGCCGGTCTCTCAGGCGAATGAAAGAACTTCTTCACACCCCTTCACATTTATTGAACCGGCAGTATTTGGATTCTGATTTCCGGGTCAATACCTGGGATGATATTGACGGGCTTTTTAAAGAACTGCTGGAACGGGAAATTCCGGATGAAGCCGCCCTTCGTCAATGGATCATGGACCGCAGTGAACTGGATTCTGCTATTGCGGAAGAACAGGCGATCCGTTATATCAACAAATCGCGGTTTACCGGAAACGAAGAAATCCAACAGCGCCTTTCCGACTTCTTCACCGGAATCAACCCCAGGCTTTCCAGTGTAAATGACGCCCTCAACCGTAAACTTTGTGACTCTCCCTTTGTAGGTGCATTTGAGAACACAACCCTGAAAAACTATATCCGGTCTGTTAAAAGTGATGTGGCTTTATTCCGGGAAGAGAACATTCCCGTGTACTCTGAACTTGAGGTGGCCGAACAGACTTTCGGCACCATCAGCGGCGCCATGACCATCCGGTGGGAGGACAATGAGATCACATTACAGCAGGCCTCAACCCATTTGAAGTCTACCGATCGCCATACCCGCCAGGAGGTATTTGAGTTGATTGCCAAAAGAAGATCACAGGATACAAAAGAACTGGAATCCAATTTTGAACAGCTGCTCGACCTGAGACATCAGCTTGCCTCAAATGCAGGCTACCGGAATTACCGTGATTATGCATTTGTTGCCAAGCAACGCTTTGACTATACCGCAGAAGACTGTCTCCAACTGCATGAATCCATCGAAAAGTTTATTGTTCCGCTGGTCGAAGAGATGGACCACATCAGAAAAGATCAACTAAAGGTAGATAACCTGCGACCGTGGGATATGGAGGTTGATGTGAACGGGCTTCCACCTATACGTGCATTCGGGAACGGTGATGACCTGATCCGGGGCACCATACAATGCTTTAAAGAAATTGACCCGCTTTTCTCAGAAACCCTTGAAATCATGGAGAAAAGGGGACTCCTGGACCTTGATTCCCGAAAGGAGAAATCACCGGGAGGAT from the Flavobacteriales bacterium genome contains:
- a CDS encoding DUF5606 domain-containing protein, yielding MDLTEIISITGQGGLFKIIARHKNRMIVESLVDGKRIPAYAHQKITTLHDISIYTNDEDRPLKEVFAAILKKENGGPGPDSKSDSETLIKYFEEVAPGYDRDRVYISDIKKVVTWYNLLRTTDYLKEKEEEAESKEEGDKKSADAESKPKKASKPAAEKKAKKPAAGQTSKAPKTSTAKKKASPKATVKNKTGK
- a CDS encoding M3 family oligoendopeptidase, giving the protein MKELLHTPSHLLNRQYLDSDFRVNTWDDIDGLFKELLEREIPDEAALRQWIMDRSELDSAIAEEQAIRYINKSRFTGNEEIQQRLSDFFTGINPRLSSVNDALNRKLCDSPFVGAFENTTLKNYIRSVKSDVALFREENIPVYSELEVAEQTFGTISGAMTIRWEDNEITLQQASTHLKSTDRHTRQEVFELIAKRRSQDTKELESNFEQLLDLRHQLASNAGYRNYRDYAFVAKQRFDYTAEDCLQLHESIEKFIVPLVEEMDHIRKDQLKVDNLRPWDMEVDVNGLPPIRAFGNGDDLIRGTIQCFKEIDPLFSETLEIMEKRGLLDLDSRKEKSPGGYNYPLIETGLPFIFMNAVGTMRDVVVMTHEGGHAVHSVLCNNLQPLFLRIVPHEVAELASMSMELFASAYWQKGFGLSDDDYRRAMHEHLEHIIRLLPWIATIDAFQHWLYTHPDHTREERKIAWLETRSRFQSKVVDWSGYENDHETIWQKQGHLFYAPFYYIEYAMAQLGALSLWKDYLKDPKSTIEKYKTALASGYIKSIPETYQLAGIPFDFGATALRSLMGFVQEQLKNLAPMEPSTPPSMP
- a CDS encoding T9SS type A sorting domain-containing protein gives rise to the protein NEVKTTVTSKGRSGYNLPDQLEGLGFVYKDSSLVYEMGLMIGTSTGPNVSDNVRGETAGNTDEDFAPVIPVYQINPPVKSHFDLTGQFNDDPAGAMMLNAQVSHKSFAWNETGHTKYVILEYTITNMSGSTWTAFHAGIFADWDIMDYNQNYAATDAATKLGYAYSSQTGGIYAGIRLLTSGPFIHYAIDNDGTGGGANIYDGYPSSEKYTTLSTNRSDAGMRDIASVVSSGPHTLNAGDSIVVAFALIAGDDLNDIITSGNNAQDKYDHLTYACYLPERDVQFGEVFPNPTDGNASIAFNLKERSLIELDIMNISGQEMMSLGQYQLQTGSHQLPLPVALLKPGIYFLKINQNGHRIIRKFIVSD